The Stenotrophomonas maltophilia genome includes a region encoding these proteins:
- a CDS encoding quinone-dependent dihydroorotate dehydrogenase: MYSLARPFLFSLDAERAHGLGLSALDLAYRTGTTPLLAARIAPMPSTVFGQTFPNPVGLAAGLDKNGEHIDALFALGFGFVEIGTITPRPQAGNPQPRLFRLPEHNAIINRMGFNNAGVDALVRNVERARNRRGLLGINIGKNKDTPNEQAVDDYIACLDKVYPLADYITVNISSPNTAGLRELQEETALRQLVSQLRDRQEDLAARHGRRVPMLVKVAPDLSDRDIDAAARVLGELQVDGVIATNTTIDHSKVAGDPLANEAGGLSGAPVLEQSTLVLRRLRSRLPESVPLVGVGGILSGADAVAKMAAGAALVQCYSGLIFRGPALVSECVEAIRRRREAPSRGAVAPL, from the coding sequence ATGTATTCGCTTGCCCGCCCCTTCCTGTTCTCGCTCGACGCCGAGCGCGCCCACGGCCTCGGCCTGTCCGCACTGGACCTGGCCTACCGCACCGGCACCACGCCGCTGCTGGCCGCACGCATCGCGCCGATGCCCAGCACGGTGTTCGGGCAGACCTTCCCCAATCCGGTCGGCCTGGCCGCCGGCCTGGACAAGAATGGCGAGCACATCGATGCGCTGTTCGCGCTCGGCTTCGGCTTCGTCGAGATCGGCACCATCACCCCTCGCCCGCAGGCCGGCAACCCGCAGCCGCGCCTGTTCCGCCTGCCGGAACACAACGCGATCATCAACCGCATGGGCTTCAACAATGCGGGCGTGGACGCGCTGGTGCGCAATGTCGAGCGCGCGCGCAACCGCCGCGGCCTGCTCGGCATCAACATCGGCAAGAACAAGGACACCCCGAACGAACAGGCGGTGGACGATTACATCGCCTGCCTGGACAAGGTGTATCCGCTGGCGGACTACATCACCGTCAACATCTCCTCGCCCAACACCGCCGGCCTGCGTGAATTGCAGGAAGAGACCGCGCTGCGCCAGCTGGTCAGCCAGTTGCGCGACCGCCAGGAAGATCTCGCGGCGCGCCACGGCCGCCGTGTGCCGATGCTGGTCAAGGTTGCACCGGACCTGAGTGACCGCGACATCGATGCCGCCGCGCGCGTGCTGGGCGAACTGCAGGTGGACGGCGTGATCGCCACCAACACCACCATCGACCACAGCAAGGTGGCCGGCGATCCGCTGGCCAACGAGGCCGGCGGCCTGTCCGGTGCGCCGGTGCTGGAGCAGTCCACCCTGGTGCTGCGCCGCCTGCGCTCGCGCCTGCCCGAATCGGTACCGCTGGTGGGTGTCGGAGGCATCCTGTCCGGTGCCGATGCGGTGGCCAAGATGGCCGCGGGCGCGGCGCTGGTGCAGTGCTACAGCGGCTTGATCTTCCGTGGCCCGGCGTTGGTCTCCGAATGCGTGGAGGCGATCCGTCGCCGCCGCGAAGCGCCGAGCCGCGGCGCGGTGGCCCCACTGTGA
- a CDS encoding class I SAM-dependent methyltransferase gives MTASDSTERFSSRVADYVRYRPDYPPALLEWLHGPMDVSHQARVADIGAGTGISSRQFLASGHPLVAVEPNAAMRAAAEEWLAPQYPGFSAVDGRAEATGLDDASIDLVSVAQAFHWFDTVAVRAEWQRILCPGGLALIYWNSRLLDASPFLIGYEQLLLDYGTDYTAVAERYQDDATMQAWFGRGLRGMVELPNVQHLDFDALRGRLLSSSYAPQSGHPRHAPMIDALQDLFAAHAVDGQVAFEYRTRAFLGTLD, from the coding sequence ATGACCGCCTCCGACAGCACTGAACGCTTCAGCAGCCGCGTCGCCGACTACGTCCGCTACCGGCCCGATTACCCGCCCGCGCTGCTGGAATGGCTGCACGGCCCGATGGATGTCAGTCACCAGGCCCGTGTCGCCGACATCGGTGCTGGCACCGGCATTTCCAGCCGTCAGTTTCTGGCCAGCGGTCATCCGCTGGTGGCGGTCGAGCCGAACGCCGCCATGCGCGCCGCCGCCGAAGAGTGGCTGGCGCCGCAGTATCCGGGCTTTTCCGCCGTCGATGGCCGCGCCGAGGCCACCGGCCTGGACGATGCCAGCATCGATCTGGTCAGCGTCGCGCAGGCGTTCCACTGGTTCGACACCGTGGCAGTGCGCGCCGAGTGGCAGCGCATCCTCTGCCCCGGTGGCCTGGCACTGATCTACTGGAATTCGCGCCTGCTCGATGCTAGTCCATTCCTGATCGGCTATGAACAGCTGCTGCTGGACTACGGCACCGATTACACCGCGGTGGCCGAGCGCTACCAGGACGATGCCACCATGCAGGCCTGGTTCGGCCGCGGCCTGCGCGGCATGGTGGAGTTGCCGAACGTACAGCATCTGGACTTCGACGCCCTGCGCGGGCGCCTGCTGTCCTCCTCCTACGCACCCCAATCCGGTCATCCTCGCCACGCGCCGATGATCGACGCTCTGCAGGACCTGTTCGCCGCCCACGCGGTCGACGGCCAGGTCGCTTTTGAATATCGAACCCGAGCCTTCCTCGGCACGCTGGACTGA
- a CDS encoding DUF4190 domain-containing protein, with the protein MSVAPRQTSALAVVSLVMGIASWTVLPFVASIVAIITGHMARAEIRRRPHELEGDGLAVTGLVLGWVMVGAVLAAILVFILFFGGLAWLAAVSN; encoded by the coding sequence ATGAGCGTGGCACCCCGACAGACAAGCGCCCTGGCCGTGGTCAGCCTGGTCATGGGCATCGCCAGCTGGACCGTCCTGCCCTTCGTGGCCAGCATCGTGGCCATCATCACCGGCCACATGGCCCGCGCCGAGATCCGCCGCCGCCCGCATGAACTGGAAGGCGATGGCCTGGCCGTCACCGGCCTGGTGCTGGGCTGGGTGATGGTCGGCGCCGTACTTGCCGCCATCCTGGTCTTCATCCTGTTCTTCGGTGGCCTGGCGTGGCTGGCGGCGGTGTCGAACTGA